Proteins found in one Bacillus sp. (in: firmicutes) genomic segment:
- a CDS encoding PDZ domain-containing protein — protein MAEAWLIELLFGLGRFFLNPALYILLLFVFLLGIRRTKRERKDFNIRIQPFNLEWSGFALSGLVAGLCVSIVMLGLGVVIPVGFIALTSLLTILFMLTMQPRLLSPAFVVSIAIVLSLLLPKLTIENSFVSKWMTDITSNSYLFMSILLAVLLFVEGFLILRKGHLHTSPKLKKSKRGKQVGLHEAKKLWMVPVLLLIPGDAITSVFQWWPVITTPFATFSLVAVPFAIGFQQQVQASLPKEAIQKTARRVLLLALIVTAFTVGAYWLPVLAVISAVIAIVGREFISFRQHTSDNNSASYFANNNNGIVILGVIPNSPAEKMSLLVGELITKVNGNEVRTEKEFYEALQVNRAYCKLEVLDYNGEVRFVQRALYDGEHHELGLLFVHDDKEWTNEAV, from the coding sequence ATGGCCGAAGCATGGCTAATTGAGCTTTTGTTTGGGTTAGGAAGGTTTTTCCTAAACCCAGCTTTATATATATTATTGCTTTTTGTATTCCTACTCGGAATACGCCGTACAAAAAGAGAACGGAAGGATTTTAACATCCGCATTCAACCTTTTAACCTTGAATGGAGTGGATTTGCCCTATCAGGACTAGTTGCAGGGTTATGCGTGTCAATTGTCATGCTCGGGTTAGGAGTGGTAATTCCGGTAGGTTTTATTGCATTGACATCATTGTTAACGATTTTATTTATGCTGACAATGCAGCCGCGCTTGCTTTCTCCAGCTTTTGTTGTCAGCATTGCGATCGTTCTTTCGTTGTTGCTGCCAAAACTAACGATAGAAAATTCCTTCGTTTCAAAATGGATGACAGACATAACAAGTAATTCCTATTTGTTTATGTCTATTTTGCTAGCTGTGTTGCTATTTGTGGAAGGTTTTTTAATTTTACGTAAAGGTCATTTGCACACTTCACCGAAATTGAAAAAAAGTAAACGAGGAAAGCAAGTTGGCCTTCATGAAGCAAAAAAACTATGGATGGTCCCTGTGCTATTGTTGATTCCGGGGGATGCGATTACTTCGGTGTTTCAATGGTGGCCCGTCATTACGACGCCATTTGCAACATTTTCGTTAGTTGCCGTCCCATTTGCAATCGGCTTCCAGCAGCAAGTGCAGGCATCCTTGCCAAAAGAGGCCATTCAAAAAACAGCGAGACGAGTACTTTTATTAGCATTAATCGTAACAGCGTTCACCGTTGGTGCGTATTGGCTTCCTGTTTTGGCTGTTATTTCAGCTGTCATTGCCATCGTTGGTCGTGAGTTCATTTCTTTTAGACAACATACGTCCGATAACAACAGTGCTTCTTATTTCGCCAACAATAATAATGGCATCGTTATCTTAGGAGTGATTCCGAATTCTCCGGCCGAAAAAATGTCACTTTTAGTTGGCGAGTTAATTACAAAAGTAAATGGAAACGAAGTTCGTACGGAAAAAGAATTTTATGAGGCGCTACAAGTAAATCGTGCTTATTGTAAGCTAGAAGTGTTGGACTATAATGGAGAAGTGCGCTTTGTCCAAAGAGCTCTTTATGACGGCGAACACCATGAACTCGGTTTGTTATTCGTTCATGATGATAAAGAATGGACAAATGAGGCGGTATAA
- a CDS encoding PDZ domain-containing protein codes for MRKSIVFVLMALSLFAGAGISYFLFNGINGNAQLGSVFVKDDKGIEKDYAKIKQALELISGSYVEDVDTKDLVEGAISGMVNTLKDPYSVYMDKKTASQFEQSLDSSFEGIGAEVSMTDGKVTIVAPFKDSPAEKAGLKPNDHILSVDGKSLTGLDLYEAVLKIRGKKGSKAILEIERPGVTGKLKIEVTRDEIPIETVYSKVKEYKNNKIGYIEITSFSEDTAKDFTEQLKELEDKKIAGLVIDVRGNPGGYLQSVEDILKLIVTDEKPYVQIENRNGEKKRYFSSLKEKKNYPITVLIDQGSASASEILAGALKEAGGYDIIGETSFGKGTVQQAVPLGDGSNLKLTLFKWLTPDGNWIHEKGVKPTVEVKQPDYFYSSPLHIEKEPLAFDVNNEQVKSAQLMLKGLGFEPGRHDGYFSKQTEVAVQAFQKANGLPVTGQIDKDTAKKLQEKIIEAVKDEKNDIQLQTAMKILYK; via the coding sequence ATTCGCAAAAGTATAGTTTTTGTATTAATGGCATTATCTCTTTTTGCTGGGGCTGGAATTTCTTATTTTTTATTTAACGGAATAAATGGCAATGCCCAGCTTGGCAGTGTTTTTGTTAAGGATGATAAGGGCATCGAAAAGGATTATGCCAAGATTAAGCAAGCTTTAGAGCTCATTTCTGGAAGCTATGTTGAAGATGTTGACACGAAGGATCTCGTGGAAGGCGCCATTTCTGGAATGGTGAATACGCTTAAGGATCCGTATTCCGTCTATATGGACAAAAAAACAGCAAGCCAATTTGAACAATCATTGGATTCATCTTTTGAGGGTATTGGCGCAGAGGTGAGCATGACCGATGGCAAAGTAACGATTGTTGCGCCATTTAAAGATTCACCTGCGGAAAAAGCAGGACTTAAGCCGAATGACCATATTTTGAGCGTCGATGGAAAAAGCCTAACAGGTCTTGACCTCTATGAAGCTGTGCTAAAAATCCGTGGCAAAAAAGGCTCTAAGGCTATTCTTGAAATTGAGCGACCCGGTGTAACTGGCAAATTAAAAATAGAAGTTACACGAGATGAAATACCAATTGAAACCGTTTATAGCAAAGTAAAGGAATACAAAAATAACAAAATCGGCTATATTGAAATCACTAGCTTTTCAGAAGACACAGCGAAAGACTTTACAGAACAACTAAAAGAGCTTGAAGACAAAAAAATTGCTGGATTAGTCATAGATGTTCGCGGCAATCCGGGCGGCTATTTACAAAGCGTGGAAGATATCTTGAAGCTTATAGTGACAGATGAAAAACCATATGTCCAAATCGAAAATCGTAATGGTGAGAAAAAACGTTATTTCTCATCTTTGAAAGAAAAGAAAAACTATCCAATCACAGTATTAATTGACCAAGGCAGCGCTTCAGCTTCGGAAATTTTAGCAGGTGCTTTAAAAGAAGCGGGCGGTTATGATATTATCGGTGAAACTTCATTTGGTAAAGGTACTGTTCAGCAAGCTGTACCGCTCGGTGATGGCAGCAATCTTAAGCTAACATTATTTAAATGGCTGACACCTGACGGAAATTGGATACATGAAAAGGGTGTGAAACCAACTGTAGAAGTTAAACAGCCCGATTATTTTTATTCAAGCCCACTCCATATCGAAAAGGAACCGTTGGCATTTGACGTAAATAATGAGCAGGTTAAAAGTGCACAACTCATGTTAAAAGGACTTGGTTTTGAGCCTGGTCGCCATGATGGCTATTTTAGCAAGCAAACAGAGGTGGCTGTTCAAGCATTCCAAAAAGCAAATGGACTTCCGGTTACAGGACAAATTGATAAAGATACAGCCAAAAAGCTTCAAGAAAAAATTATTGAAGCTGTAAAAGATGAGAAAAATGATATCCAACTACAAACCGCTATGAAAATATTGTATAAATAA
- a CDS encoding peptidoglycan DD-metalloendopeptidase family protein, with translation MRKFFVVILSVMIAFGGYTFFSNHASANQELKQKINEVHGKRQNLNKEVQQKKSEINQLENEQAKVNAEIKRIDLAVAETAERIRQKEAEIKTTKSEIERLSAHIKELEIKIEKRDEALKTRVLSVQESGGVVSYLDVLLGAKSFGDFLDRANAVSIIVQQDKDILHAHMNDKEQLEELKVEVQAKLKQLEQKKAELKADEQTFLSQKGEKETLMKKLKEQEQQIEEEMLDQAEEAEILRKQEESYRRLYQQWLEQQRRIEEAKKRGEKPPVTDGTFMKPANGPVTSNYGQRWGKLHAGIDIGKRGSSVPIVAVADGIVFRSYYSSSYGNVVFLSHNVNGKMYTTVYAHLESRSVSEGETVSKGDLLGYMGNTGHSYGAHLHFEIHEGSWNASKSNSVDPRKYVSF, from the coding sequence GTGCGAAAGTTTTTTGTTGTCATTTTATCCGTAATGATTGCTTTCGGTGGTTATACTTTTTTCAGCAACCATGCATCTGCCAACCAAGAACTAAAGCAAAAAATTAATGAAGTACATGGTAAGCGTCAAAATTTGAATAAAGAGGTTCAACAAAAAAAGAGTGAAATTAATCAGCTTGAAAATGAACAAGCAAAGGTTAATGCGGAAATAAAGAGAATCGATTTAGCAGTAGCTGAAACGGCTGAAAGAATTCGCCAAAAAGAAGCAGAAATCAAAACGACGAAATCAGAAATTGAAAGGCTGAGTGCCCATATTAAAGAGCTCGAAATAAAAATTGAAAAAAGGGATGAAGCATTAAAAACAAGAGTTCTCTCTGTACAGGAGAGCGGCGGTGTTGTTAGTTATCTGGATGTACTGCTTGGGGCAAAAAGTTTTGGCGATTTTCTTGATCGTGCCAATGCAGTGTCGATTATCGTGCAGCAGGATAAAGATATTTTGCATGCTCATATGAATGATAAAGAGCAGCTTGAGGAATTAAAGGTAGAAGTACAAGCGAAGCTTAAACAGTTGGAACAAAAAAAAGCGGAACTTAAAGCTGACGAGCAAACCTTTCTTTCACAAAAAGGTGAAAAAGAAACATTAATGAAAAAGCTTAAGGAACAGGAACAACAAATTGAAGAAGAAATGTTGGATCAAGCAGAGGAAGCTGAAATTTTAAGGAAGCAAGAAGAATCCTATAGACGTCTTTATCAACAATGGCTAGAGCAACAAAGACGCATTGAAGAAGCCAAAAAACGAGGTGAAAAGCCTCCAGTAACAGATGGCACCTTTATGAAGCCTGCAAATGGGCCTGTTACATCAAATTATGGTCAACGCTGGGGGAAGCTCCATGCGGGTATTGATATCGGGAAACGTGGCTCAAGTGTACCGATTGTTGCCGTAGCTGACGGTATCGTCTTTCGTTCCTACTACTCATCATCATATGGGAATGTTGTCTTTTTATCACATAATGTGAATGGCAAAATGTACACAACCGTTTATGCCCATCTGGAAAGTCGCAGTGTTTCTGAAGGTGAGACAGTAAGTAAGGGTGATTTATTAGGATACATGGGGAATACTGGCCACTCCTACGGTGCCCACCTTCATTTTGAAATCCATGAAGGATCATGGAATGCGTCAAAATCAAATTCAGTAGATCCAAGGAAATATGTCAGCTTTTAA
- a CDS encoding ABC transporter permease — protein sequence MTVNTIYRHLREGGKNIVRNGLMSFASVSAVTVTLLLVGIFLVIMMNLNNFATTVEKDVEIRVHIDSVANEAQVKQLELQIKKIQEIDTVVFSPKEKELQEIIASFGEEGKAFESLKDENPLRDVFVIKTKDPQMIPQVAKQIEKFKNVERVNYGQGTVEKLFKFVNISRNIGLALIIGLIFTAMFLISNTIKITIFARKREIEIMRLVGATNSFIRWPFFLEGLLLGVMGALTPIVLILFSYDYLYKTLQPKLHDTFIQMLPFNPFAFQVAFILVIIGAFIGVWGSLMSVRKFLKA from the coding sequence ATGACAGTTAATACAATATATCGACATCTTAGAGAGGGTGGCAAAAATATTGTAAGAAATGGATTAATGTCATTTGCCTCAGTTAGCGCGGTTACGGTTACATTGCTTTTAGTAGGGATTTTTCTTGTGATTATGATGAATTTAAATAACTTTGCAACAACTGTCGAAAAAGACGTTGAAATAAGAGTCCATATTGATTCAGTTGCAAATGAAGCACAAGTCAAACAGCTTGAACTACAAATCAAAAAAATACAAGAAATCGACACGGTAGTTTTTTCGCCAAAGGAAAAAGAATTGCAGGAAATTATTGCTAGCTTTGGTGAAGAGGGCAAAGCCTTCGAATCGTTAAAAGACGAAAATCCGTTGCGCGATGTTTTTGTAATCAAAACAAAAGATCCGCAAATGATTCCGCAAGTTGCCAAACAAATTGAGAAATTTAAGAATGTTGAACGAGTTAATTATGGACAAGGGACAGTTGAAAAATTATTTAAATTTGTCAATATTTCTAGAAATATCGGCCTTGCTCTCATAATAGGGTTAATATTTACGGCGATGTTTCTAATCTCGAACACTATAAAAATTACGATTTTTGCTAGAAAAAGAGAAATTGAAATTATGAGACTCGTTGGAGCAACGAATTCTTTCATCCGCTGGCCTTTTTTTCTTGAAGGCTTATTGCTTGGTGTTATGGGTGCGCTCACACCGATTGTTTTAATATTATTTAGCTACGATTACCTATATAAAACACTTCAGCCTAAGCTTCACGACACTTTCATCCAAATGCTGCCATTTAATCCTTTCGCCTTTCAGGTTGCTTTCATTCTTGTGATTATTGGTGCTTTTATCGGTGTTTGGGGCAGCTTAATGTCAGTTCGAAAGTTTTTGAAGGCGTAG
- the ftsE gene encoding cell division ATP-binding protein FtsE yields the protein MIEMEDVYKQYPNGVLAVNGINVQIKQGEFVYVVGPSGAGKSTFIKMMYREEKPTKGSIMINGINLSKLRASKVPLLRRNIGVVFQDFKLLPKLTVFENVAFALEVIEEHPRNIKRRVLEVLDLVKLKHKARFIPAELSGGEQQRVSIARAIVNYPKIVIADEPTGNLDPDSSWGIMELFEEINNRGTTVVMATHNKEIVNTMRKRVIAIESGRIARDENRGEYGYDS from the coding sequence ATGATAGAAATGGAAGACGTTTATAAGCAATATCCTAATGGGGTATTAGCAGTAAACGGTATTAATGTCCAAATTAAACAAGGCGAATTCGTATATGTTGTCGGCCCTAGCGGTGCTGGGAAATCAACATTTATAAAAATGATGTACCGTGAAGAGAAACCGACAAAAGGATCAATTATGATAAATGGAATCAACCTTTCAAAATTAAGAGCAAGCAAAGTGCCGCTGTTAAGAAGAAATATCGGTGTTGTTTTCCAAGACTTTAAATTGCTACCAAAACTAACCGTTTTCGAGAATGTTGCCTTTGCACTTGAAGTAATCGAGGAGCATCCGCGGAATATTAAGCGGCGTGTACTTGAAGTTCTTGATCTTGTAAAACTGAAGCATAAAGCGCGCTTTATTCCCGCCGAACTTTCAGGAGGGGAGCAGCAGCGCGTCTCGATTGCAAGAGCGATTGTGAACTATCCCAAAATCGTCATAGCTGATGAGCCAACAGGAAATTTGGACCCTGACTCCTCATGGGGAATTATGGAGCTTTTTGAGGAAATTAATAATCGAGGAACGACCGTTGTCATGGCAACGCATAATAAAGAAATTGTAAATACAATGCGGAAGCGTGTCATCGCAATTGAAAGCGGGCGCATTGCGAGGGACGAAAACCGAGGTGAATACGGCTATGACAGTTAA
- a CDS encoding cytochrome c, translating into MKKKLLALFMGSALVLGACGGGGNTANNGGGTGGTAAPATENAAAEGVYKQSCASCHGQNLEGGVGPNLTDVGSRLDAAAIEGIITNGQNAMPAGLIQGDDAKAVSEWLAEKK; encoded by the coding sequence ATGAAGAAAAAGTTACTTGCGTTGTTTATGGGCTCTGCACTTGTACTAGGTGCATGTGGCGGCGGTGGAAACACAGCTAATAATGGTGGCGGAACTGGTGGAACTGCTGCACCTGCAACAGAAAACGCTGCTGCAGAAGGAGTATATAAACAAAGTTGTGCTAGCTGTCATGGCCAAAACCTTGAAGGTGGCGTTGGTCCTAATTTAACTGATGTTGGTAGCAGATTAGATGCTGCTGCAATTGAAGGTATTATTACAAACGGACAAAACGCGATGCCAGCAGGATTAATTCAAGGTGACGATGCTAAAGCTGTTTCTGAATGGTTAGCTGAAAAAAAATAA
- the prfB gene encoding peptide chain release factor 2 (programmed frameshift): MELVEIKQELDKIAKILVGFRGSLDLEEKEKRIAELDEMMSMPSFWDDQQAAQQIINEANGLKDIVGEFAALNESFENLEVTHELLKEEYDEDLQKELEKEIKSLSADVSQFELQLLLSEPYDKNNAILELHPGAGGTESQDWGSLLLRMYTRWAERKGFKVETLDYLAGDEAGIKSVTLLIKGHNAYGYLKAEKGVHRLVRISPFDSSGRRHTSFVSCEVMPEFNEEIEIEVRDADLKIDTYRSTGAGGQHINTTDSAVRITHQPTGIVVTCQSERSQIKNREQAMKMLKAKLYQKKIEEQQAELNEIRGEQKEIGWGSQIRSYVFHPYSLVKDHRTNFEIGNTQSVMDGEIDPFIDAYLRSKLSTFN, from the exons ATGGAATTAGTGGAAATAAAACAAGAACTTGATAAAATAGCGAAAATTCTAGTAGGCTTTAGGGGGTCTCTT GACCTCGAGGAGAAGGAAAAAAGAATTGCTGAGCTAGATGAAATGATGTCGATGCCAAGCTTCTGGGATGACCAACAGGCTGCTCAGCAAATTATCAACGAAGCAAATGGCCTTAAAGATATTGTCGGCGAGTTTGCCGCATTAAACGAAAGCTTTGAAAACCTTGAGGTTACACATGAACTTCTAAAAGAAGAATATGATGAGGACTTGCAAAAAGAACTAGAGAAAGAAATCAAGTCGCTTTCAGCGGATGTAAGCCAATTTGAACTTCAGCTTCTCCTCAGTGAGCCATATGACAAAAATAATGCCATTTTAGAGCTTCATCCTGGTGCCGGTGGTACCGAGTCCCAGGATTGGGGTTCATTGCTTTTACGTATGTACACACGCTGGGCTGAAAGAAAAGGCTTTAAAGTTGAAACGCTTGACTATTTGGCTGGTGATGAAGCGGGAATTAAAAGTGTTACACTATTAATTAAAGGCCATAATGCTTATGGATATTTAAAAGCTGAAAAAGGGGTGCACCGTCTCGTTCGGATTTCGCCATTTGACTCTTCAGGCCGTCGCCATACGTCGTTTGTCTCCTGTGAAGTTATGCCGGAATTTAATGAGGAAATTGAAATTGAAGTTCGTGATGCGGATTTAAAAATCGATACGTACCGTTCCACTGGTGCTGGTGGGCAGCATATTAATACAACGGATTCTGCTGTGCGGATTACCCATCAACCAACCGGCATTGTCGTAACATGCCAATCAGAACGTTCACAAATTAAAAACCGCGAACAAGCGATGAAAATGTTAAAGGCAAAGCTTTATCAGAAAAAAATCGAAGAGCAGCAAGCCGAGCTCAACGAAATTCGCGGCGAACAAAAAGAAATTGGTTGGGGAAGTCAAATTCGTTCATACGTTTTCCATCCTTATTCGTTGGTAAAAGACCACCGAACCAATTTCGAAATTGGGAATACACAGTCCGTAATGGATGGAGAAATTGACCCATTTATTGATGCCTATTTAAGATCAAAACTAAGTACTTTTAATTAA
- the secA gene encoding preprotein translocase subunit SecA yields MLGILKKVFGDVNQRYLNRYQKIADHIESLEPDVQKLSDDELRAKTEEFKARYQNGESLDDLLPEAFAVVREASVRVLGMRPYPVQIIGAISLHEGNISEMKTGEGKTLVSTMPAYLNALTGKGVHIVTVNEYLARRDATEMGKLHEFLGLTVGLNLNSLSQEEKQTAYNADITYGTNNEFGFDYLRDNMVLYKEHMVQRPLHYAIIDEVDSILIDEARTPLIISGTAKKSASLYLTADTFVRTLKQDVDYKYDVKTKGVQLTEEGMEKAEEAFKVENLFDLANVQLVHHIDQALKAHASMHRDEDYVVQDEEVVIVDQFTGRLMKGRRYSEGLHQAIEAKEGLKIQNESMTLATTTFQNYFRMYEKLSGMTGTAKTEEEEFRNIYNMQVIAIPTNKPIARDDRPDLIYKTIGGKFNAVVEDIAVRHQTGQPVLVGTVNVDTSELISQLLKKKGIRHHVLNAKNHEREAEIIENAGQPGAVTIATNMAGRGTDIKLGEGVLESGGLAVIGTERHESRRIDNQLRGRSGRQGDPGITQFYLSMEDELMRRFGSDNMRAMMDRLGMDDSQPIESKLVTKAVESAQKRVEGNNFDARKTLLQYDDVLRQQRDIIYKQRYEVLDAENLREVVERMIRSTIARSIDVHMPKDALPEEWDYKGIVSYAEGHLLDEGNLTEADIKGKEPEEVEEIIFERVKRDYDEKEAELSPEQMREFEKVIVLRSVDSKWMDHIDAMDQLRQGIHLRAYGQIDPLREYQLEGFAMFETMIASIEEDVAKYIMKAQIRNNLQRQKVAEGQAVKPADSSEGETKKKPYVKRQETNRNDPCPCGSGKKFKHCHGNQ; encoded by the coding sequence ATGCTAGGAATCTTAAAGAAAGTTTTTGGGGATGTAAATCAACGCTATTTAAACCGATATCAAAAAATTGCTGATCACATTGAATCACTTGAGCCAGATGTTCAAAAGCTGTCAGATGACGAACTTCGCGCAAAAACGGAAGAATTTAAAGCTCGTTATCAAAATGGCGAATCATTGGATGATCTTTTACCAGAAGCTTTTGCAGTAGTGCGAGAAGCGTCTGTCCGTGTGTTAGGGATGCGTCCTTATCCGGTGCAGATTATTGGAGCTATTTCTCTTCATGAAGGGAATATTTCCGAGATGAAAACGGGGGAAGGTAAAACGCTTGTTTCGACGATGCCTGCATACTTAAATGCATTGACTGGTAAAGGCGTTCATATTGTAACTGTTAACGAATATTTGGCGCGTCGTGATGCTACCGAAATGGGGAAGCTTCATGAGTTTTTAGGCTTAACGGTAGGGCTTAATTTAAATAGCCTGTCACAAGAAGAGAAACAAACAGCATATAATGCTGATATTACATATGGTACAAATAATGAATTCGGCTTTGATTATTTGCGCGATAATATGGTGCTTTATAAAGAGCATATGGTTCAAAGGCCGCTTCACTATGCCATTATTGACGAGGTTGACTCGATTTTAATTGACGAAGCACGTACGCCGTTGATTATTTCCGGGACAGCGAAAAAGTCTGCATCACTCTATCTTACCGCTGACACTTTTGTTAGGACATTAAAGCAGGATGTCGATTATAAGTATGATGTGAAAACAAAGGGTGTACAGCTTACTGAGGAAGGGATGGAAAAAGCTGAAGAGGCCTTTAAAGTTGAAAATTTATTTGACTTAGCTAATGTTCAGCTCGTTCATCATATCGACCAAGCATTGAAGGCACATGCCAGTATGCATCGTGATGAGGACTATGTTGTCCAAGATGAGGAAGTTGTTATTGTCGATCAATTTACCGGTCGTTTGATGAAAGGGCGCCGCTATAGTGAAGGCTTGCACCAAGCAATTGAAGCAAAAGAGGGCCTGAAGATTCAAAATGAAAGCATGACACTAGCAACAACAACGTTCCAGAACTATTTCCGGATGTACGAAAAGCTTTCGGGGATGACTGGTACGGCGAAAACGGAAGAAGAGGAATTTCGTAATATTTACAATATGCAAGTTATTGCGATTCCAACGAATAAACCGATTGCGCGTGATGACCGCCCAGATTTAATTTATAAAACAATTGGTGGCAAGTTTAATGCGGTTGTTGAGGATATTGCTGTCCGTCATCAAACAGGTCAACCTGTGCTTGTTGGTACAGTAAATGTTGATACATCTGAATTAATTTCGCAATTGTTGAAGAAAAAAGGAATTCGTCACCATGTTTTAAATGCGAAGAACCATGAAAGAGAAGCTGAAATTATTGAAAATGCTGGTCAGCCTGGGGCGGTTACGATTGCTACGAACATGGCTGGTCGTGGTACAGACATTAAGCTTGGTGAAGGTGTGTTAGAGAGTGGTGGTTTAGCTGTTATCGGAACTGAACGCCATGAAAGCAGGCGGATTGATAATCAGCTTCGTGGACGTTCAGGCCGTCAAGGTGACCCAGGTATAACTCAGTTTTATTTATCAATGGAAGATGAATTAATGCGCCGTTTTGGCTCTGATAATATGAGAGCGATGATGGATCGCCTTGGTATGGATGATAGCCAGCCGATTGAAAGCAAGCTTGTGACAAAAGCAGTAGAATCGGCACAAAAGCGTGTTGAGGGGAATAACTTTGATGCACGTAAAACATTGCTGCAATATGATGATGTACTGCGCCAGCAGCGTGATATCATATACAAGCAGCGCTATGAAGTACTAGATGCCGAAAATCTCCGTGAAGTTGTTGAAAGAATGATTCGTTCAACGATTGCTCGTAGTATTGACGTCCACATGCCAAAGGATGCTTTACCGGAGGAGTGGGATTACAAAGGTATTGTAAGTTATGCAGAAGGTCATCTATTAGATGAAGGCAACTTAACAGAAGCCGACATTAAAGGGAAAGAGCCTGAAGAAGTTGAAGAAATAATCTTTGAGCGTGTTAAACGCGATTATGATGAAAAAGAAGCCGAGCTGTCGCCAGAACAAATGCGGGAATTTGAAAAGGTTATCGTATTGCGTTCTGTAGACTCGAAGTGGATGGATCACATTGATGCAATGGATCAGCTGCGCCAAGGCATCCATTTACGAGCATACGGTCAAATTGATCCATTGCGCGAATATCAACTGGAAGGCTTTGCAATGTTTGAAACTATGATTGCTTCTATTGAAGAAGATGTTGCAAAGTACATCATGAAGGCGCAAATTCGAAACAATCTCCAAAGACAAAAAGTAGCCGAAGGCCAAGCAGTCAAGCCAGCTGATAGCAGTGAAGGGGAAACAAAGAAAAAGCCGTACGTCAAACGCCAAGAAACGAACCGCAACGACCCATGCCCATGCGGTAGCGGCAAGAAATTCAAACACTGCCATGGTAACCAATAG
- the raiA gene encoding ribosome-associated translation inhibitor RaiA encodes MKYNVRGENITVTPAIREYVEKKIGKLEKYFEQTPTSDVNVNLSVYNSEQKIEVTIPMTNLLLRAEESHVDMYAAVDLVVNKLERQIRKHKTKVNRKLRQSEESPRYGFVENVNGGVYDDHNDEDFEVVRNKRFDLKPMDSEEAILQMNMLGHNFFVFVNAETNSTNVVYRRNDGKYGLIEAQ; translated from the coding sequence ATGAAATACAACGTTCGAGGCGAAAACATCACAGTTACTCCAGCAATTAGAGAATATGTGGAGAAAAAGATTGGCAAGCTAGAGAAGTATTTTGAGCAAACACCAACGTCTGATGTTAACGTTAATTTAAGTGTATATAATAGCGAGCAGAAAATTGAAGTTACAATTCCAATGACAAATCTTTTGCTTCGTGCAGAGGAAAGTCATGTTGATATGTATGCGGCAGTTGACCTTGTTGTGAACAAGCTAGAGCGTCAAATTCGCAAGCATAAAACAAAAGTAAACCGCAAGCTCCGCCAATCTGAAGAGTCACCAAGATACGGTTTTGTAGAGAATGTAAATGGTGGTGTATATGACGATCACAATGACGAAGATTTTGAAGTTGTTCGTAACAAGCGCTTTGACCTAAAACCAATGGATTCAGAAGAAGCTATTCTGCAAATGAACATGTTAGGTCATAATTTCTTTGTATTTGTTAATGCTGAAACAAACAGCACAAACGTTGTTTACCGTCGCAATGATGGCAAATACGGTTTAATTGAAGCTCAATAA
- the fliS gene encoding flagellar export chaperone FliS, with protein sequence MSMNQPYQQYKQNSVNTASPGELTLMLYNGCLKFIKQGKAAIKQGNIEQRHENLLKAQSVINELMVTLNMDVEVSKNMMQMYDYMYRRLIEANTDNSVEILDEVEGYITEFRDAWKEVIQITRKQQYAGSGQA encoded by the coding sequence ATGTCTATGAATCAACCATACCAACAATATAAGCAAAACTCAGTGAATACGGCTTCGCCTGGAGAATTGACATTGATGCTCTATAATGGCTGTCTAAAATTTATTAAACAAGGTAAAGCAGCTATTAAACAAGGAAACATTGAACAACGCCATGAAAATCTTCTAAAAGCCCAAAGTGTTATTAATGAACTAATGGTTACCTTAAATATGGATGTGGAAGTATCTAAAAATATGATGCAAATGTACGACTATATGTACAGAAGGTTAATTGAAGCAAACACTGACAATAGCGTTGAAATATTAGATGAAGTGGAAGGATATATTACTGAATTTCGTGATGCTTGGAAAGAAGTTATCCAAATCACTAGAAAACAGCAATATGCTGGGAGTGGACAAGCTTAG